The proteins below come from a single Rosa rugosa chromosome 2, drRosRugo1.1, whole genome shotgun sequence genomic window:
- the LOC133729612 gene encoding large ribosomal subunit protein bL21m yields the protein MANRRCLQLLTRRVSALFSANPPFHTLSTPPPPLSTHQPLISNSPLVFTPHWSAHTRHFSSDRNDDVNEDSQDDDDDDDEIGYSSDDGSLSKGGGSKREYTAEEMEAEAAGIGYKVVGPLEKTDDGVFKPYEPVFAVIQIGSHQFKVSNGDSIFTERLKFCEVNDKLILNKVLLVGTSSQTMIGRPIVPDAAVHAVVEEHALDAKVLIFKKKRRKNYRRTKGHRQELTKLRIIDIQGIQKPEPVVTEKPSKAPGKKPEKVAVAA from the exons ATGGCGAATCGACGGTGCCTCCAACTCCTGACCCGCCGCGTCTCCGCCTTATTCTCAGCCAACCCTCCATTCCACACCCTCTCAACCCCACCTCCTCCCCTCTCTACCCATCAACCCCTCATCTCCAACTCCCCACTCGTTTTCACCCCCCATTGGTCCGCCCACACCCGCCATTTCTCGTCGGACCGAAACGACGACGTAAATGAGGACAGTcaagacgacgacgacgacgatgatgaaATTGGGTACAGTAGTGACGACGGGAGTTTATCCAAGGGTGGTGGGTCGAAAAGAGAGTACACGGCGGAGGAGATGGAGGCGGAGGCGGCGGGTATTGGGTACAAAGTGGTTGGGCCGCTTGAGAAGACTGATGATGGGGTTTTCAAGCCCTATGAACCCGTTTTCGCGGTCATTCAG ATTGGTTCGCATCAGTTCAAAGTTAGTAATGGGGACTCCATTTTCACTGAAAGATTGAAATTTTGCGAGGTCAATGATAAG TTGATATTGAATAAGGTTCTCTTGGTGGGCACAAGTAGTCAGACAATGATCGGCAGGCCAATAGTTCCCGATGCAGCAGTTCATGCAGTTGTTGAAGAGCAT GCATTAGATGCAAAGGTACTTATTTTTAAgaaaaagaggaggaagaaTTACCGTCGGACCAAAGGTCATCGCCAA GAATTAACCAAGTTGAGGATTATTGATATTCAAGGGATTCAGAAACCAGAACCTGTAGTCACCGAAAAACCTTCAAAGGCACCTGGTAAGAAGCCAGAAAAGGTTGCAGTTGCTGCATAG
- the LOC133729613 gene encoding probable ubiquitin-conjugating enzyme E2 24 — translation MDMVLSDSDWDSYSETGSNEDQEGNEYFYGGHASSLLSSLEASIGKIDDFLSFERGFIYGDIVSSVRDPSGQMGKVVGIKMSVDLESVNGNMIKNVNPKNLSKIRPISVGDYVVCGPWLGRVDRVVDCVAVVFDDGTECVVTAVDPEKLVPVSPNILEDPQYPYYPGQRVKVRLSTVSKSSRWFCGNWRENQDEGTVCSLEGGLMYVDWLASVLVGCGSNFRAPPHLLDSKKLTLVSCFSHANWQLGDWCMLAIAECKGFSEQAFHRTSTCELTNKQNNSERGFKRRNPKSKIEEIFVISKTKTKVDVLWQDGSQSLEVDSQTLVPVSVVNDHEFWPEQFVLEKGTYDDPNLFSSQRWGVVRGVDAKERTVKVQWKTITAPETNNLEEEQMEEVVSAYELVEHPDYSYCFGDYVFRMVQNQFDEQADKNYPNTRSDMTEEVALEEKNFSGDQADFTDKSYLPCIGNVLGFIDGAVEVRWATGITNKVAPCEIFRFDKHEGSAAIPVEDDTEELNKEIIQHEKQPNNEEGKDSLNLDDAAKSCKPYTSESSSYFLPQAAIGFFSSIAVSLFGSHSYTSLSGPSPSVCTSEVGKESGISHEKGIVETRDVCTEPHSTSESDIIGNENLNHEGEDIEGNRYLPCLKDKENADQFRQFDMLADCADHHFHSASKELALSQVKRGWMKKVQQEWSILEKDLPEQIYVRAFEERMDLLRAAIVGTPGTPYHDGLFFFDIYLPPEYPHEPPMVHYISGGLRVNPNLYESGKVCLSLLNTWTGTGSEVWNPGSSTILQVLLSLQALVLNDRPYFNEAGYDQQVGRTEGEKNSVSYNENAFLMTCKSMLFSLQKPPKHFEGLVMEHFTQRSENILMACKAYMEGVPIGCAVDFQKTDDKEGSSTGFKIMLAKLFQKLMEAFSAKGIDCNQFIAPGK, via the exons ATGGATATGGTTCTTAGTGACTCTGATTGGGACAGTTACAGTGAGACTGGTAGCAATGAGGATCAAGAGGGAAACGAATATTTCTATGGTGGGCATGCCAGCAGCCTATTGTCTAGCCTCGAGGCTAGCATTGGGAAAATTGATGACTTTCTCTCATTCGAGAGGGGATTTATATATGGGGACATAGTAAGCTCCGTAAGAGATCCATCTGGACAGATGGGAAAAGTTGTTGGCATTAAGATGTCAGTTGATTTGGAGAGTGTGAATGGAAATATGATCAAAAATGTAAACCCGAAGAATCTGTCAAAGATCCGTCCCATTTCGGTGGGGGATTATGTTGTTTGTGGGCCTTGGCTTGGAAGGGTGGATAGAGTAGTTGACTGTGTAGCTGTTGTCTTTGACGATGGCACAGAGTGTGTGGTGACTGCTGTGGATCCAGAGAAGCTCGTACCCGTCTCCCCAAACATACTTGAAGACCCACAGTACCCATATTATCCAGGACAGAGAGTAAAGGTTAGGCTCTCAACTGTTTCCAAATCAAGTAGATGGTTTTGTGGTAACTGGAGGGAAAATCAAGATGAAGGAACTGTTTGTTCTTTGGAAGGAGGTTTAATGTATGTTGATTGGCTTGCCTCTGTTCTCGTAGGTTGTGGTTCGAATTTTCGTGCTCCTCCACATCTGCTGGATTCAAAGAAATTGACTTTGGTATCATGTTTCTCTCATGCCAATTGGCAGCTTGGTGACTGGTGTATGCTTGCAATTGCTGAGTGTAAAGGTTTTTCGGAGCAGGCTTTTCATAGAACTTCTACTTGTGAGCTCActaacaagcaaaacaattcagaAAGAGGATTTAAGAGAAGAAATCCCAAGTCAAAAATTGAGGAAATCTTTGTAAtctcaaagacaaagaccaaagTTGATGTTCTGTGGCAAGATGGTAGCCAGTCTTTGGAAGTGGATTCACAGACATTAGTTCCGGTCAGTGTTGTAAATGATCATGAATTTTGGCCTGAACAGTTTGTCCTTGAAAAGGGAACTTATGATGATCCAAACTTGTTTAGCAGTCAAAGGTGGGGTGTTGTGCGTGGTGTGGATGCAAAGGAACGAACAGTAAAGGTGCAATGGAAAACTATAACTGCACCCGAAACAAATAATTTAGAGGAAGAGCAGATGGAGGAAGTTGTAAGTGCTTATGAACTTGTTGAGCACCCGGATTACTCCTACTGTTTTGGAGATTATGTGTTCAGGATGGTCCAGAATCAGTTTGATGAACAAGCTGATAAAAACTATCCGAACACAAGGTCTGACATGACTGAGGAGGTAGCtctggaagagaagaacttcaGTGGGGATCAAGCTGACTTCACAGATAAAAGTTACCTACCTTGCATTGGCAATGTTTTGGGCTTCATAGATGGTGCTGTAGAAGTGAGATGGGCAACTGGTATTACAAACAAG GTGGCCCCATGTGAAATTTTCCGGTTTGATAAACATGAAGGTTCAGCTGCAATCCCCGTAGAAGATGACACTGAGGAATTGAACAAAGAGATAATTCAACATGAAAAACAACCTAATAACGAAGAAGGAAAG GATTCCTTGAATTTAGATGATGCTGCTAAAAGTTGTAAACCGTACACAAGCGAGTCTAGTTCCTATTTCCTTCCTCAAGCTGCCATTGGATTTTTCTCGAGCATCGCTGTGAGTCTCTTTGGATCCCATAGTTACACATCACTTTCAGGTCCTTCCCCATCAGTCTGTACTTCTGAAGTTGGAAAGGAATCCGGGATCTCCCATGAGAAAGGAATAGTAGAAACTCGTGATGTCTGCACTGAGCCACATTCAACATCTGAGTCTGACATTATTGGCAATGAAAATTTGAATCATGAAGGCGAAGACATTGAGGGGAACAGATATCTTCCATGTTTGAAAGACAAAGAGAATGCAGATCAGTTCAGGCAATTTGACATGCTTGCTGATTGTGCAGATCACCATTTTCATAGTGCCAGCAAGGAGTTGGCATTATCTCAG GTAAAAAGAGGTTGGATGAAGAAGGTTCAGCAAGAGTGGAGCATCTTAGAGAAAGATCTTCCTG AACAAATCTATGTCCGTGCGTTTGAGGAAAGGATGGATCTACTGCGGGCAGCCATTGTTGGTACACCAGGAACTCCATATCATGATGGGCTTTTCTTCTTTGACATTTATCTTCCACCAGAGTATCCTCATGAGCCACCT ATGGTACACTACATTTCTGGTGGGCTACGTGTGAACCCGAACTTGTATGAGTCTGGAAAGGTCTGTCTCAGTCTGCTTAACACGTGGACTGGTACGGGCAGTGAAGTTTGGAATCCTGGGAGCTCCACCATTCTTCAAGTTCTTCTCTCCCTTCAGGCCCTTGTGCTTAATGACAGGCCATATTTCAATGAAGCTGGATATGATCAGCAGGTGGGAAGAACTGAGGGAGAGAAAAACTCAGTGAGCTATAATGAAAATGCATTCCTTATGACTTGCAAGTCCATGCTGTTTTCTCTCCAAAAGCCGCCTAAG CATTTTGAGGGGCTTGTGATGGAACACTTCACTCAGCGCTCTGAAAATATTCTAATGGCTTGTAAGGCATATATGGAGGGGGTTCCAATAGGGTGTGCTGTTGATTTTCAGAAAACCGATGATAAAGAGGGAAGCTCTACTGGGTTCAAAATTATGCTTGCTAAGCTCTTTCAGAAACTAATGGAGGCATTTTCTGCTAAGGGAATCGACTGCAACCAGTTCATCGCGCCAGGGAAATGA